A DNA window from Helianthus annuus cultivar XRQ/B chromosome 15, HanXRQr2.0-SUNRISE, whole genome shotgun sequence contains the following coding sequences:
- the LOC110910370 gene encoding transcriptional corepressor LEUNIG isoform X2, producing MYRQLSMRLILIWSASGLTQHLPSLPSHTTGESHSLMLTEESTEVIIKRRSYSMSADTFGIESNAVNERVPDHPELLEVWWAGWGNYCLPIPEIVRIFSPEEEVPALVDDFVLTPLRTIRHVLQYMWAHGFPLSAAVFSVEAHVQENAQDCDGLLERFWYCLCGMISQVNVVSEPHDQPESSDVQDQQPFVSLGDKDIVCSSAAYTSSSQSHGVGPSMLDSQDFSLRAFCTVFQDTTARVNACHFSSDGKFLAYGGARAPLSIWSVETRSHIATAMHHLPGNIVDIRFQPKSYVFAAAFSDVVIHCFNTTSVREPLYGLRGHSVSVTTVDFMPGNPNVLCSGDVKGNLLLWDMGRRTRICSSEVGKGIIKQLRFQPNSHLLAVAFGKNVVVVFVQSGKIDATSKRILGGHDDTIKSIAWDPTGRFLASICQRNARIWTSTTDAWMCGYQLDSEGHVFESCVFHSTRPQLLIGSYTHVHMWDFARRSKRIFAMPTSGFISSLACSSEAGLIATTSRSGDVKLWKTE from the exons ATGTACAGACAGCTTTCCATGCGACTCATCCTCATATGGTCGGCTTCGGGTTTGACCCAACATTTGCCAAGCCTCCCTAGTCACACAACAG GTGAAAGTCATTCACTAATGTTGACTGAGGAAAGCACAGAAGTTATTATTAAG AGAAGATCTTATTCGATGTCCGCTGACACATTTGGCATTGAAAGCAATGCAGTTAATGAAAGAGTTCCAG ATCATCCAGAGTTGCTAGAAGTCTGGTGGGCCGGGTGGGGTAACTACTGTTTACCAATCCCTGAGATTGTAAGAATATTCTCTCCCGAAGAG GAAGTGCCGGCGTTGGTTGATGATTTTGTACTTACACCGTTGAGAACGATTCG ACACGTATTACAGTACATGTGGGCGCATGGTTTTCCCCTATCGGCTGCTGTATTTTCTGTAGAAGCTCATGTTCAAGAGAATGCACAAG ATTGCGATGGATTACTAGAACGTTTCTGGTATTGTCTGTGCGGTATGATTAGCCAG GTCAACGTAGTCTCTGAACCGCACGATCAGCCAGAATCAAGTGATGTTCAAGATCAGCAGCCATTTGTGAGCTTGGGAGATAAAGACATCGTATGCTCAAGTGCAGCTTACACAAGTTCATCACAATCCCATGGTGTTGGCCCTTCAATGCTTGATAGCcaag ACTTTTCGCTTCGAGCTTTTTGTACTGTGTTTCAAGATACGACAGCAAGGGTTAATGCCTGCCATTTCTCCTCGGATGGCAAATTTTTAGCTTATGGCGGAGCAAGAGCACCG CTGTCGATCTGGAGTGTTGAAACACGTAGCCACATTGCTACCGCTATGCATCATCTGCCTGGTAACATCGTCGACATCCGTTTCCAACCGAAATCTTATGTTTTTGCAGCGGCTTTTTCTGACGTTGTTATCCACTGCTTCAATACAACTAGT GTTAGGGAACCTCTATATGGTCTTAGAGGTCATTCTGTTTCAGTTACGACCGTGGATTTTATGCCTGGAAATCCAAATGTCTTATGCTCCGGTGACGTCAAAGGTAATCTACTTTTATGGGACATGGGACGGAGAACCCGCATTTGCTCATCCGAG GTCGGAAAGGGCATAATAAAACAACTCAGATTCCAACCGAACAGCCATCTGTTAGCTGTTGCCTTTGGAAAAAACGTTGTGGTTGTGTTTGTTCAATCTGGCAAGATTGATGCAACCAGTAAACGCATTTTAGGG GGACATGATGACACCATAAAATCTATTGCTTGGGACCCTACTGGCAGATTTCTGGCTTCTATTTGCCAGCGAAATGCTCGGATTTGGACATCAACAACGGATGCTTGGATGTGTGGTTACCAATTGGATTCCGAAGGCCACGTGTTTGAGTCATGTGTGTTCCATAGTACCCGCCCTCAGTTGTTGATTGGCTCCTACACG CATGTTCACATGTGGGATTTCGCTCGTCGCAGTAAACGGATTTTCGCGATGCCTACTAGCGGTTTTATCTCATCACTGGCTTGTTCCTCGGAAGCCGGATTGATTGCAACTACAAGTCGATCAGGTGATGTGAAATTGTGGAAAACAGAATAG
- the LOC110910370 gene encoding transcriptional corepressor LEUNIG isoform X1, producing the protein MYRQLSMRLILIWSASGLTQHLPSLPSHTTGESHSLMLTEESTEVIIKRRSYSMSADTFGIESNAVNERVPDHPELLEVWWAGWGNYCLPIPEIVRIFSPEEEVPALVDDFVLTPLRTIRLNRHVLQYMWAHGFPLSAAVFSVEAHVQENAQDCDGLLERFWYCLCGMISQVNVVSEPHDQPESSDVQDQQPFVSLGDKDIVCSSAAYTSSSQSHGVGPSMLDSQDFSLRAFCTVFQDTTARVNACHFSSDGKFLAYGGARAPLSIWSVETRSHIATAMHHLPGNIVDIRFQPKSYVFAAAFSDVVIHCFNTTSVREPLYGLRGHSVSVTTVDFMPGNPNVLCSGDVKGNLLLWDMGRRTRICSSEVGKGIIKQLRFQPNSHLLAVAFGKNVVVVFVQSGKIDATSKRILGGHDDTIKSIAWDPTGRFLASICQRNARIWTSTTDAWMCGYQLDSEGHVFESCVFHSTRPQLLIGSYTHVHMWDFARRSKRIFAMPTSGFISSLACSSEAGLIATTSRSGDVKLWKTE; encoded by the exons ATGTACAGACAGCTTTCCATGCGACTCATCCTCATATGGTCGGCTTCGGGTTTGACCCAACATTTGCCAAGCCTCCCTAGTCACACAACAG GTGAAAGTCATTCACTAATGTTGACTGAGGAAAGCACAGAAGTTATTATTAAG AGAAGATCTTATTCGATGTCCGCTGACACATTTGGCATTGAAAGCAATGCAGTTAATGAAAGAGTTCCAG ATCATCCAGAGTTGCTAGAAGTCTGGTGGGCCGGGTGGGGTAACTACTGTTTACCAATCCCTGAGATTGTAAGAATATTCTCTCCCGAAGAG GAAGTGCCGGCGTTGGTTGATGATTTTGTACTTACACCGTTGAGAACGATTCG GCTCAATAGACACGTATTACAGTACATGTGGGCGCATGGTTTTCCCCTATCGGCTGCTGTATTTTCTGTAGAAGCTCATGTTCAAGAGAATGCACAAG ATTGCGATGGATTACTAGAACGTTTCTGGTATTGTCTGTGCGGTATGATTAGCCAG GTCAACGTAGTCTCTGAACCGCACGATCAGCCAGAATCAAGTGATGTTCAAGATCAGCAGCCATTTGTGAGCTTGGGAGATAAAGACATCGTATGCTCAAGTGCAGCTTACACAAGTTCATCACAATCCCATGGTGTTGGCCCTTCAATGCTTGATAGCcaag ACTTTTCGCTTCGAGCTTTTTGTACTGTGTTTCAAGATACGACAGCAAGGGTTAATGCCTGCCATTTCTCCTCGGATGGCAAATTTTTAGCTTATGGCGGAGCAAGAGCACCG CTGTCGATCTGGAGTGTTGAAACACGTAGCCACATTGCTACCGCTATGCATCATCTGCCTGGTAACATCGTCGACATCCGTTTCCAACCGAAATCTTATGTTTTTGCAGCGGCTTTTTCTGACGTTGTTATCCACTGCTTCAATACAACTAGT GTTAGGGAACCTCTATATGGTCTTAGAGGTCATTCTGTTTCAGTTACGACCGTGGATTTTATGCCTGGAAATCCAAATGTCTTATGCTCCGGTGACGTCAAAGGTAATCTACTTTTATGGGACATGGGACGGAGAACCCGCATTTGCTCATCCGAG GTCGGAAAGGGCATAATAAAACAACTCAGATTCCAACCGAACAGCCATCTGTTAGCTGTTGCCTTTGGAAAAAACGTTGTGGTTGTGTTTGTTCAATCTGGCAAGATTGATGCAACCAGTAAACGCATTTTAGGG GGACATGATGACACCATAAAATCTATTGCTTGGGACCCTACTGGCAGATTTCTGGCTTCTATTTGCCAGCGAAATGCTCGGATTTGGACATCAACAACGGATGCTTGGATGTGTGGTTACCAATTGGATTCCGAAGGCCACGTGTTTGAGTCATGTGTGTTCCATAGTACCCGCCCTCAGTTGTTGATTGGCTCCTACACG CATGTTCACATGTGGGATTTCGCTCGTCGCAGTAAACGGATTTTCGCGATGCCTACTAGCGGTTTTATCTCATCACTGGCTTGTTCCTCGGAAGCCGGATTGATTGCAACTACAAGTCGATCAGGTGATGTGAAATTGTGGAAAACAGAATAG